One genomic region from Campylobacter concisus encodes:
- a CDS encoding NuoB/complex I 20 kDa subunit family protein — MAKHQINYAANGGLPVVLTTVDKLVQWGRSNSLWALSYGLACCAIEMMASGASRYDFDRFGTIFRASPRHSEVMIIAGTLTKKHAEFTRRLYDQMPEPKWVISMGSCANTGGMFNTYSTVQGVDRIIPVDIYIPGCAPRPETLQYALMMLQKKIRKQSAFRAQKPRKLDI, encoded by the coding sequence ATGGCAAAGCATCAGATAAATTACGCTGCAAATGGTGGCTTGCCAGTCGTTTTAACAACGGTTGACAAGCTAGTTCAGTGGGGTAGAAGCAACTCGCTTTGGGCTCTTAGTTATGGACTTGCCTGCTGTGCGATCGAGATGATGGCAAGCGGAGCTAGTAGGTATGACTTTGATAGATTTGGCACCATTTTTCGCGCCAGTCCAAGACACTCAGAGGTGATGATCATAGCTGGCACACTAACTAAAAAACACGCTGAATTTACAAGGCGCCTTTATGATCAAATGCCTGAGCCAAAGTGGGTCATCTCGATGGGTAGCTGCGCAAATACTGGTGGCATGTTTAACACCTATTCAACCGTTCAAGGTGTAGATCGCATAATCCCCGTCGATATCTACATTCCAGGCTGTGCCCCGCGCCCAGAAACGCTTCAATATGCACTTATGATGCTTCAAAAAAAGATAAGAAAACAAAGTGCATTTAGGGCGCAAAAGCCAAGAAAGCTAGACATATGA
- a CDS encoding coproporphyrinogen III oxidase family protein — MIFKNIVENFAVNYAHNSIQRSLYNEFNIDILTTTYTKTPKKDKKYMLYAHVPFCHTFCPYCSFHKYHYEQELAKIYFENLREEMRQVKEAGFDFDSLYVGGGTTLINEPELEKTLKLAKDLFSIDEISAESDPNHISPESLARFDGLIDRLSVGVQSFDDETLKRVGRYEKFGSAKEIKRKLELALGKIPVISLDLIFNLPNQTKEQLINDINTAKSIYPQQITFYPLMKSELTRENIARSLGVSNVDNEREFYEIITEEFSKSNYKQSNAWAFSNEKSADLRDEYVGSNLEYLGVGSGAFSFLNGELVINAFNLLEYGKRIKNRQSPVIAKCGFSEKERLKYTFLTRLFDGGVDIKRYNDENNTNINKALFMELSLLKLVNAIYEENGIIKPTFFGKYICIVLMRDFYAGMDKVRAIFKDDAKIKRSKVLRIMSENTEQKYEPNIIQPRAAI, encoded by the coding sequence ATGATCTTTAAAAATATTGTCGAAAATTTTGCCGTAAATTACGCTCATAATTCTATTCAAAGATCACTATATAATGAATTTAATATAGACATTTTAACCACAACCTACACCAAAACTCCCAAAAAAGACAAAAAGTATATGCTCTACGCACATGTACCATTTTGTCACACATTTTGCCCGTATTGCTCGTTTCATAAGTACCACTATGAGCAAGAGCTTGCGAAAATTTACTTTGAAAATTTACGTGAAGAGATGAGGCAGGTTAAAGAGGCTGGATTTGACTTTGATTCACTTTATGTTGGCGGTGGTACGACGCTTATAAATGAGCCTGAGCTTGAGAAAACACTTAAGCTTGCAAAAGATCTTTTTAGTATAGATGAAATTTCAGCAGAAAGCGATCCAAATCACATTTCACCCGAGAGTTTAGCCAGATTTGATGGATTAATTGATCGCTTAAGTGTTGGCGTACAAAGCTTTGATGATGAAACGTTAAAGAGAGTTGGCAGATATGAAAAATTTGGCTCAGCCAAGGAGATAAAAAGAAAACTTGAGCTCGCTCTTGGCAAAATTCCAGTCATTAGCCTGGATCTTATTTTTAACCTGCCAAATCAAACAAAAGAGCAGCTCATAAACGACATAAATACTGCAAAATCGATCTATCCGCAGCAGATCACCTTCTATCCACTTATGAAATCAGAGCTAACAAGAGAGAATATAGCTCGCTCGCTTGGTGTTTCAAACGTAGATAACGAGCGTGAATTTTATGAGATAATCACTGAAGAATTTAGCAAAAGTAACTACAAACAAAGCAACGCCTGGGCGTTTTCAAATGAAAAAAGTGCCGACCTTCGCGACGAATATGTTGGCTCAAATTTAGAGTATCTTGGCGTTGGTAGCGGAGCATTTAGCTTTCTTAACGGTGAGCTTGTAATAAACGCATTTAATCTACTTGAATACGGCAAAAGGATAAAAAATAGGCAAAGTCCAGTCATCGCAAAATGTGGTTTTAGCGAGAAAGAGAGACTTAAATACACATTTTTAACAAGGCTTTTTGATGGCGGAGTTGATATTAAAAGATATAACGATGAAAATAACACAAACATCAACAAAGCCTTATTTATGGAGCTTAGCTTACTTAAGCTTGTAAATGCAATATATGAAGAAAATGGCATTATTAAGCCGACATTTTTTGGCAAATATATCTGCATCGTGCTTATGCGTGATTTTTATGCTGGCATGGACAAAGTGCGTGCGATATTTAAAGATGACGCTAAGATAAAACGAAGCAAGGTACTTCGTATAATGAGCGAAAATACTGAACAAAAGTATGAGCCAAATATCATTCAGCCACGAGCTGCGATATAA
- a CDS encoding multidrug ABC transporter permease/ATP-binding protein, translating to MLANLIKKNIYQISKIVLLTLVFSGLGVWTLSFINNELVNLKEFDTFIAVKFIVVLLLFFVSAIAANISLTNFGHKFIYELRYQSIKQILDTPNSVINEIGKAKIIASLNNDIKTITFAFMSATGFIQSLVFIVCASIYLCVIAPKIFIFLSIWIGATLFINTLFMKKIHLYFKHSRVQDDALQKHYDDIVEGHRELSLNRARASVCFDELNFTGDKKRQNMVKADIYHALSDNFTNIMLLGSVGLCVFLCVAFDWASLQTALSISLTILFLRGSFMSMVGSIPAALSAKVSLEKIMSLNLNKFKESFKFDDSLNGEWKNIKLKDINFNYTHGKFSLKDVNLEIKRGEITFIIGKNGSGKSTLINLLCGLMRPSSGEIYLDSTKIDEANLQSYQAKISAIFADFYLFSQTLSHNGFASQSEIDELLALLEIDKKVSVIDNKLSTTQLSTGQRKRLSLLIAILEHRSILILDEWAADQDPLFKRKFYKEILPFLQSKGISIIAVSHDDSYFDVATRIILVKDGFVRELDESERISAAKDAVEKIK from the coding sequence ATGCTTGCAAATTTAATCAAAAAAAATATCTACCAAATTTCTAAAATAGTATTATTAACACTCGTATTTAGCGGACTTGGTGTTTGGACCCTCTCATTTATAAATAATGAGCTTGTAAATTTAAAAGAATTTGACACCTTTATAGCAGTTAAATTTATAGTGGTTTTGCTCTTGTTTTTTGTAAGCGCCATCGCCGCAAATATATCGCTTACAAATTTTGGGCATAAATTTATCTACGAGCTTAGATATCAAAGCATAAAGCAAATTTTAGATACGCCAAATAGCGTGATAAATGAGATCGGCAAGGCAAAGATCATAGCTAGCCTAAACAATGACATAAAAACGATCACATTTGCTTTTATGAGCGCTACTGGCTTTATACAAAGTCTAGTTTTTATCGTCTGCGCTAGCATCTATCTTTGTGTAATCGCTCCAAAAATTTTTATCTTTTTGTCCATTTGGATCGGTGCGACTCTTTTTATAAATACACTTTTTATGAAAAAAATTCATCTTTATTTTAAGCATTCTAGAGTTCAAGATGACGCATTGCAAAAGCACTACGACGATATCGTAGAGGGGCATAGAGAGCTTAGTTTAAATAGAGCAAGGGCAAGTGTCTGCTTTGATGAGTTAAATTTTACAGGCGATAAAAAACGTCAAAATATGGTAAAAGCTGATATTTATCACGCATTAAGTGATAATTTCACAAATATTATGCTTCTTGGCTCAGTTGGTCTTTGTGTATTTTTGTGCGTGGCATTTGACTGGGCGAGCCTGCAAACAGCACTAAGCATCAGCCTAACGATACTATTTTTAAGAGGCTCGTTTATGAGTATGGTTGGCTCCATACCGGCTGCACTTAGCGCAAAAGTGAGTTTAGAAAAGATCATGAGCTTAAATTTAAATAAATTTAAGGAAAGCTTTAAATTTGATGATAGTCTAAATGGCGAGTGGAAAAACATAAAACTAAAAGATATAAATTTCAACTACACTCACGGCAAATTTAGCCTAAAAGATGTAAATTTAGAGATCAAACGCGGTGAGATAACATTTATCATCGGTAAAAATGGTAGTGGTAAAAGTACACTTATAAATTTACTTTGTGGACTAATGCGTCCAAGTAGTGGCGAAATTTACCTTGATAGCACAAAGATAGATGAAGCAAATTTACAAAGCTATCAAGCAAAGATTAGCGCTATTTTTGCTGATTTTTATCTATTTTCACAAACGCTCTCTCATAATGGCTTTGCTAGCCAAAGCGAAATAGACGAGCTTTTAGCCTTACTTGAGATCGATAAAAAAGTAAGTGTCATAGATAATAAGCTTAGTACCACGCAACTCTCAACCGGTCAGCGAAAACGCCTAAGTCTTTTAATAGCTATTTTAGAGCACCGCTCTATCCTTATCCTAGATGAATGGGCGGCCGACCAAGATCCGCTATTTAAGCGTAAATTTTACAAAGAAATTTTGCCATTTTTACAAAGTAAAGGCATCAGCATAATCGCTGTTAGTCACGATGATAGCTATTTTGATGTAGCAACTAGGATCATTTTAGTTAAAGATGGCTTTGTGCGTGAGCTAGACGAGAGCGAGCGAATAAGTGCTGCAAAAGATGCAGTTGAGAAGATAAAATAG
- a CDS encoding NADH-quinone oxidoreductase subunit C — MREYKPKKDLQKKQYYSEKFYIAKQMPKEVASGSKFDEELAILEQNGVEILSSYIEFDQLVLYINSSENFKALETLKSFGYEQLSELAALDFINQKDGYEVFYQLLSVSKNRRTRVKCFVKKDEMLKSVCELYKSANWAEREMYDLSGVLIKDHPNLKRLIMPDDWHSHPLLKSYPLTGDEAAKWYEVDKIFGSEFREQIGEENRDPAYIEEKDTFGFSRVFSEEYEYQEDGGVKFVKKAKFSQSQIVKERP; from the coding sequence ATGAGAGAGTATAAGCCAAAAAAAGACCTACAAAAAAAGCAGTACTATAGCGAGAAATTTTATATCGCCAAGCAGATGCCAAAAGAAGTAGCAAGTGGTTCTAAATTTGATGAAGAGCTAGCCATCTTAGAGCAAAATGGAGTAGAAATTTTATCTAGCTATATAGAGTTTGATCAGCTTGTACTTTATATAAATTCTAGTGAAAATTTTAAAGCTCTTGAGACACTAAAAAGCTTTGGCTATGAACAACTTAGCGAGCTCGCAGCGCTTGATTTCATAAATCAAAAAGATGGATATGAGGTTTTTTATCAGCTTTTAAGTGTTAGCAAAAATAGGCGCACGCGAGTAAAGTGCTTTGTCAAAAAGGACGAAATGCTAAAAAGCGTCTGCGAGCTTTATAAAAGCGCAAACTGGGCGGAGCGCGAGATGTATGATCTAAGCGGTGTTTTAATCAAAGATCATCCAAATTTAAAGCGCCTCATCATGCCTGATGACTGGCACTCACATCCACTTTTAAAGAGCTACCCGCTAACTGGCGACGAGGCTGCCAAATGGTACGAGGTGGATAAAATTTTTGGAAGCGAGTTTAGAGAGCAAATCGGCGAAGAGAACCGCGATCCAGCCTATATTGAAGAGAAAGATACCTTTGGATTTTCAAGGGTGTTTAGCGAAGAGTACGAGTATCAAGAAGATGGCGGCGTAAAATTTGTCAAAAAGGCTAAATTTAGTCAGAGTCAGATAGTAAAGGAACGACCTTGA
- a CDS encoding NAD(P)H-quinone oxidoreductase subunit 3 translates to MSHSELESTYFGAFIILLLATCSFCLITFLSSKISKKLANRNTQRLKLGFYECGPTTVKQPNKINIHYFFYGILFILFDVEVIFMYPWAVDFRLLGIFGLIEMLLFVAILLIGFAYAWQKGVFKWQSIR, encoded by the coding sequence ATGTCACATTCAGAGCTTGAAAGTACCTATTTTGGTGCATTTATCATACTTTTACTAGCGACTTGTTCATTTTGTTTAATAACATTCTTATCTTCAAAAATAAGCAAAAAACTAGCCAACCGCAATACCCAGCGTCTAAAACTTGGCTTTTATGAGTGTGGTCCAACCACCGTAAAACAGCCAAATAAGATAAATATCCACTACTTTTTTTATGGAATTTTATTTATTTTGTTTGATGTTGAAGTCATTTTTATGTATCCGTGGGCGGTGGATTTTAGGCTACTTGGAATTTTTGGACTAATCGAAATGTTGCTTTTTGTGGCGATTTTACTTATCGGCTTTGCTTATGCTTGGCAAAAAGGAGTCTTTAAATGGCAAAGCATCAGATAA
- a CDS encoding DNA-binding protein codes for MQKLAINEAAEILGITKEAVYNRIRRGSINTVIENGTKFVILDEKPSSEKATKSAPKSIKTKSQNDEFVNYLLNELSELKSLNLNLQADKDRLFKEKEQMLIERKNEILQIYKDRDEKLMQFLNAMQRPLLAQKNDDIPNNEAIEAEIENESKWINLSEYLKELNLKPKATKKVSEKIIKNIHHSKFIKFKRGVILVRKHKNLKELIGEI; via the coding sequence ATGCAAAAGCTAGCTATAAACGAAGCTGCAGAAATTTTAGGCATAACAAAAGAAGCAGTCTATAATAGAATCCGCCGTGGTTCGATAAATACAGTCATTGAAAATGGCACAAAATTTGTCATCCTTGATGAAAAACCAAGTAGCGAAAAGGCCACAAAATCCGCTCCAAAAAGTATAAAAACCAAATCCCAAAATGATGAGTTTGTAAATTATTTGCTAAATGAGTTAAGCGAGCTAAAGAGCTTAAATTTAAACTTGCAAGCCGATAAAGATAGGCTTTTTAAAGAAAAAGAGCAGATGCTAATCGAGCGAAAAAATGAAATTTTGCAAATTTATAAAGATAGAGATGAAAAGCTCATGCAGTTTCTAAATGCTATGCAAAGGCCACTTTTAGCACAAAAAAACGACGATATACCAAATAATGAAGCGATAGAGGCCGAAATAGAAAATGAATCAAAATGGATAAATTTAAGCGAGTACTTAAAGGAGCTAAATTTAAAGCCAAAAGCTACAAAAAAGGTCAGTGAAAAGATAATAAAAAACATACACCACTCCAAATTTATAAAATTTAAAAGAGGCGTGATACTTGTTAGAAAACATAAAAATTTAAAAGAGTTGATAGGAGAGATATGA
- a CDS encoding glutathionylspermidine synthase family protein — translation MINLRKITPLNNEFMEKIGFAWHTDNDNSSYIADEIVQVKASEADAYYEAANELYDMYVNAAQHVIDNNLFHEIGIPFNLVDSIKKSWENDVHWHLYGRFDLAGGLDGKPIKLIEFNADTPTAVFETAIIQWAMLKLNHMDEAEQFNNLYEALKQNFKRLITLGDDNVNFEDVYEGWGILFSSIAGSIEDEQTVKLLQYIAKEAGFKTDFAYVDEVVFNDNEGIFKNDENFEYWFKLVPWESIAIDEGELALILSNIIKNQKAIIINPAYTLLFQSKGILKILWDLYPNHPLLLETSNEPLKGKKYVKKPLFGREGANVSIHDENGAQIASNDGEYDSNKAIYQEFYEFNQDERGDNYQAGVFYAYEACALGYRKGGKILDNYSKFVGHFIKD, via the coding sequence ATGATAAATTTAAGAAAAATTACGCCATTAAATAACGAATTTATGGAGAAAATCGGCTTTGCGTGGCATACAGATAACGATAACAGCTCATATATCGCAGATGAGATCGTACAGGTGAAAGCAAGCGAGGCAGATGCTTATTATGAAGCAGCAAACGAGTTATATGATATGTATGTAAATGCCGCTCAGCACGTCATTGACAACAACCTTTTTCACGAGATAGGCATACCGTTTAATCTCGTTGATAGTATAAAAAAAAGCTGGGAAAATGACGTTCACTGGCACCTTTATGGCAGATTTGATCTTGCTGGTGGGCTTGATGGCAAGCCGATAAAACTGATCGAATTTAACGCTGATACGCCAACGGCAGTTTTTGAGACGGCGATCATTCAGTGGGCGATGCTAAAGCTAAATCACATGGATGAAGCAGAGCAATTTAATAACCTTTACGAAGCTTTAAAACAAAATTTCAAGCGTCTAATTACTCTTGGCGACGATAATGTAAATTTCGAGGATGTTTACGAGGGCTGGGGGATACTCTTTAGCTCTATCGCTGGCAGTATCGAGGACGAGCAAACCGTAAAATTACTACAATACATCGCAAAAGAAGCCGGCTTTAAAACCGACTTTGCTTACGTTGATGAGGTCGTTTTTAACGATAACGAGGGCATTTTTAAAAATGATGAAAATTTCGAGTATTGGTTTAAACTCGTTCCTTGGGAGAGCATAGCGATCGATGAGGGCGAGCTAGCACTCATACTTTCAAATATCATCAAAAACCAAAAAGCCATCATCATAAACCCAGCCTACACGCTACTTTTCCAAAGTAAGGGAATTTTAAAAATTCTTTGGGATCTATATCCTAATCACCCACTCTTGCTTGAGACCTCAAATGAGCCACTAAAAGGCAAAAAATATGTGAAAAAACCACTCTTTGGTAGAGAGGGTGCAAACGTCTCGATACACGATGAAAACGGCGCACAAATAGCAAGTAATGACGGCGAATACGACTCAAACAAAGCCATCTATCAAGAATTTTACGAGTTTAACCAAGATGAGAGAGGCGATAACTACCAAGCAGGCGTGTTTTACGCTTATGAGGCGTGTGCGCTTGGATATAGAAAGGGCGGCAAAATTTTAGATAATTACTCTAAATTTGTAGGACATTTCATTAAGGACTAA
- a CDS encoding YegJ family protein has protein sequence MSFFKKILGKQIDLGKQMPIYFVSSDEDYMQRAFEQARESFRYFWREVYWERRRIVPMLDYAMVKICFLDIVNGEEVGEHMWIDDVEFDGETIYGTLINEPDAVQNVKLGDQISAKIDEMSDWLFSIDGRAYGGFSVQAMRSRMQKKELKEHDKEWGLDFRDFNDILVVYEQKEHPENLIEHPMSKNTYEQVKQYIKEHPNMVTDADEFGYTQLHHEAIAGNLNLVNLLLENGANKNARTKSGKTAAEFAENLGWSEIAKVLK, from the coding sequence ATGAGCTTTTTTAAGAAAATTCTCGGCAAACAAATCGATCTTGGCAAGCAAATGCCAATCTATTTTGTAAGTAGCGACGAAGACTATATGCAGCGTGCGTTTGAGCAGGCCAGAGAGAGCTTTAGATATTTTTGGCGTGAGGTTTACTGGGAGCGCCGCAGGATCGTACCTATGCTTGACTATGCAATGGTAAAAATTTGCTTTTTAGATATCGTAAATGGCGAAGAAGTCGGAGAACACATGTGGATAGACGATGTGGAATTTGACGGCGAAACGATATATGGCACGCTCATAAATGAGCCTGATGCAGTGCAAAACGTGAAATTAGGCGATCAAATAAGCGCAAAGATAGACGAGATGAGTGACTGGCTCTTTTCGATAGATGGACGCGCATACGGCGGATTTAGCGTGCAGGCGATGCGCTCACGCATGCAAAAGAAAGAGCTAAAAGAGCACGATAAAGAGTGGGGGCTTGATTTTAGGGATTTTAACGATATCTTGGTAGTTTACGAGCAAAAAGAGCACCCTGAAAATTTGATAGAGCATCCAATGAGCAAAAATACGTATGAGCAAGTAAAGCAATATATAAAAGAGCACCCAAATATGGTCACGGACGCTGATGAATTTGGCTATACACAGCTTCACCACGAGGCGATCGCTGGAAATTTAAATCTTGTAAATCTCTTGCTAGAAAATGGCGCTAATAAAAATGCCCGCACAAAAAGCGGCAAAACGGCAGCTGAATTTGCTGAGAATTTGGGCTGGAGCGAAATCGCAAAGGTGCTTAAATAA
- a CDS encoding D-2-hydroxyacid dehydrogenase: MKIVCLDAATLGENVDLSVFKKFGEFTSYQKTKIEEIMPRLKGVDVVITNKVIIDKAVMEATNLKLICISATGMNNVDLEYAKVKNIAVKNVAGYSTASVVQHTFAMLFELTNRIKFYDHYVKSGEWVKSEIFTYLGADISEIAGKEFGIIGLGEIGRGVAAVARAFGANVSYYSTSGANKNSEFKQKSLDELLRSSDIISIHAPLNEKTRNLLGANEINLLKDDAIVLNLGRGGIVDEAAMASAIDERNLRFGTDVLESEPMSKNSPFLKVKNRANLLITPHVAWGSLEARKTLIAKIVANIENFINESR; this comes from the coding sequence ATGAAGATCGTTTGTTTAGACGCGGCAACGCTGGGAGAAAACGTAGATCTTAGTGTTTTTAAGAAATTTGGCGAGTTTACCAGCTATCAAAAAACAAAAATCGAAGAGATCATGCCTCGTCTAAAGGGCGTTGATGTGGTCATCACAAACAAGGTCATCATCGACAAAGCCGTGATGGAGGCGACAAATTTAAAGCTCATTTGTATAAGCGCAACTGGCATGAATAATGTCGATCTAGAGTATGCAAAAGTTAAAAATATAGCTGTTAAAAACGTCGCTGGCTACTCAACCGCAAGCGTTGTGCAGCACACATTTGCCATGCTTTTTGAGCTAACAAATCGCATCAAATTTTATGATCACTACGTAAAAAGCGGAGAGTGGGTGAAGAGTGAAATTTTCACCTATCTTGGCGCGGATATCAGCGAGATCGCTGGCAAAGAATTTGGCATCATCGGACTTGGCGAGATAGGACGTGGCGTGGCGGCAGTGGCGCGTGCATTTGGCGCAAACGTGAGCTACTACTCGACAAGCGGAGCAAATAAAAACAGTGAATTTAAGCAAAAAAGCTTAGACGAGCTACTAAGAAGTAGCGACATCATCAGCATCCACGCACCGCTAAATGAAAAGACTAGAAATTTACTGGGCGCAAACGAGATAAATTTGCTAAAAGATGATGCGATAGTGCTAAATTTAGGACGTGGTGGCATAGTAGATGAAGCTGCGATGGCAAGCGCGATAGATGAGAGAAATTTACGCTTTGGTACGGACGTTTTGGAGAGCGAGCCAATGAGCAAAAATAGCCCATTTTTAAAGGTAAAAAATAGAGCAAATCTGCTCATCACGCCGCACGTAGCGTGGGGCAGCCTGGAGGCTAGAAAGACGCTCATCGCAAAGATCGTCGCAAACATCGAAAATTTCATCAATGAGAGCAGATAA
- the rpsU gene encoding 30S ribosomal protein S21, whose protein sequence is MPGIKVHPNESFDEGYRKFKKQTDRNLVVTEARARRFFEPKTEIRKKQKIAARKKMLKRLYMLRRYESRL, encoded by the coding sequence TTGCCTGGTATTAAGGTACATCCTAACGAGTCATTTGACGAGGGTTACAGAAAGTTTAAAAAACAAACTGACCGTAACTTAGTAGTAACTGAAGCAAGAGCTAGACGCTTCTTTGAGCCTAAAACTGAGATCCGCAAGAAACAAAAAATTGCTGCTCGCAAGAAAATGCTTAAACGTCTTTATATGCTTAGACGCTACGAGTCAAGACTCTAA
- a CDS encoding UPF0323 family lipoprotein, whose protein sequence is MKHIKKIATYAAVGGFGAIVMAGLAGCGSDNGGDENALNEVAQKNGAFVIIEESAPGVYKILEEYPSTETRVVLKDINGTERVLSKDEIDKLLAQANANIDNGTSNLTKTSDAQLSSGGLSLGETILASAAGAILGSWIGSKLFGNQNFQATRQNSYKNPSAYTRSVDSFNKQKAANSAARSSGGKSGFFGGGSKSSSSSSSFGG, encoded by the coding sequence ATGAAACACATTAAAAAAATAGCTACTTATGCTGCGGTGGGCGGATTTGGTGCGATCGTTATGGCAGGTCTTGCTGGTTGCGGCAGTGACAATGGCGGTGATGAAAACGCACTAAATGAGGTTGCACAAAAAAATGGTGCCTTTGTCATCATCGAAGAGAGCGCGCCTGGAGTTTATAAAATTTTAGAAGAGTATCCAAGTACTGAAACTAGAGTTGTACTAAAAGACATAAACGGTACTGAGCGTGTGCTAAGCAAAGACGAGATCGATAAGCTCCTAGCTCAAGCAAATGCAAATATTGACAATGGCACTTCAAATTTAACAAAAACGAGCGACGCACAGCTAAGTAGCGGCGGTCTAAGCCTTGGTGAGACGATACTTGCCTCTGCTGCTGGTGCGATACTTGGTAGCTGGATAGGTAGCAAGCTTTTTGGAAATCAAAATTTCCAAGCTACTCGTCAAAATTCTTACAAAAATCCAAGCGCATACACAAGAAGCGTTGATAGCTTTAATAAGCAAAAAGCGGCAAATTCTGCCGCAAGAAGTAGTGGTGGCAAGAGTGGATTTTTCGGTGGTGGCTCAAAATCAAGCTCTAGCTCATCAAGCTTTGGAGGCTAA
- a CDS encoding YajQ family cyclic di-GMP-binding protein has translation MATEHSFDISAEVDMMEVKNALETAKKEIAARYDFKGLAAEVELNEKEKFITLLSSSDNKIDALKDIVISKLIKRNIPPVAITETKREPASGGNLKATLKLNDTLDGENSKKITKAIKDSKIKVSAQIRGEEIRVTSKSIDDLQECIKLVRGLNLELPISFKNLK, from the coding sequence ATGGCAACCGAACATAGCTTTGATATAAGTGCTGAGGTCGATATGATGGAGGTTAAAAACGCTCTTGAGACGGCAAAAAAAGAGATCGCAGCAAGATATGATTTTAAAGGGCTTGCAGCTGAAGTCGAGCTAAACGAAAAAGAAAAATTTATCACGCTTCTTAGCTCAAGCGACAACAAGATCGACGCGCTAAAAGACATCGTGATCTCAAAACTCATCAAGCGCAATATCCCACCAGTAGCGATCACAGAGACAAAAAGAGAGCCAGCGAGTGGTGGAAATTTAAAAGCGACGCTAAAACTAAACGATACGCTTGACGGTGAAAACTCAAAAAAGATCACAAAAGCTATCAAAGACTCAAAGATCAAGGTGAGCGCGCAGATCAGGGGTGAAGAGATCAGAGTGACAAGCAAAAGCATAGATGATCTGCAGGAGTGTATAAAGCTGGTGCGGGGGTTAAATTTAGAGCTTCCGATAAGTTTCAAAAACCTAAAATAA